The stretch of DNA CCTGGGAATTGTGCATAATAAGCATATTACTGTCTCAGGAATTACACGAAATAATCAAGTCAGTGGTCCAGGTTAAGTACTCATGACCCTTATCCCTGAAAATGCATTGTCATGAAAATGAATTAGTACACTAATTTAACTATTGAGTCAGTGTTATTGAAGTCTATTCAATTTGTCATACTCAgtgattattatttaaaaaagaacaaatgtTCACACAGCTTCATAATTCATCAAGACAGAGTTGAGTACTTTGTGTCTCAACTTTATGTCTCAGCGAGACAGTTTGTCTATTTGGGAAGTTTTCAGTGAAAGCTGTGGCTTAATCTTATTACCACCCCATATGTGTTCTGTCAGGGCCCCACAAGTAGATACATACATTTGAACCAgcactgaaaagaaatacatttcaaaaacaaGGTGTGATTTCCCTGTTGTCAGATCTAAAGTGTGAGGCTTACAACCTTCACATTACACAAAAAGTACCTCTTGAAATACTTCCGGAAGGATTTGTCTCTGAGGCCGTATAAGATGGGGCTGAGAAACCTTGgcaaaatatgaattatgaGATACATGATGAATTGCTTATGTGGCACATTAATGGGAGAAATGTACATGATCAAGTTCTGTAAAGGAGGACCGATGTAGGTTGACATGCACAAGAGGAGTTGTGCAGCATGCAGGAGGATGGTGTTGCGTGCTTTCCTGGCATCTTTGTTCACAGCCTTGGCTGCAAACAGGATCTTAAAGTAAGTGAAGACCAGGATTAACCAGACAAACGACAGGCAGATGGCATGGGAGATGTCCCTCTTGTTCTTCATGAAAGCGTGGCGGAACAGCTGGTCCCGGTGGCAGAAAATGGCAGACAGGAAGAACTCATTGGACTCTGTCGCCAGGAGCAGAAACAGATCTGACAGGATGGAGATGGCCCCCACGGCCCAGATGATGCCGATGAGGATGTAGGTCCTACTCACGGTGCAGATCTGGGTGTGGCGCAGTGGGTTGCAGACAGCGATATAGCACTCAAAGGCCATGCCAGCCAGGTTCAGCggggtgttgagtgttgtgaagATGGCGATTATCAGGAGGAAGCAGCAGAATGAGACATTGACTTTGAAAAAGATGTAGCGAATCACATGTAGCAAAGCACTAATGATCAACTGGATCATATCATTGAGGACCAGATGGATGAAGAGGATGTAACGTGGGTTCTCTTTGAAGATCTCATGCCTGAAGAAGGTGTGGACTAAGGTGCCATTGATGTAGTTGATGGTGATGCAGAGTATCACCACAATCACGTTCTTGGTCACAACAATCTGAAATGGGACCATCACCATGGAGATGTTCTTTTGCATGCTGCTGTCTGCTGATATGTTCATGGTTTGAGTTCCGGAATCCTGTGAAACAACAGATACTCCATGTGTACAAACGTGAACATTCTTTTGTCTGtcaaaaacacattacagtatGCAAAAGAGAATAATGAATGATTATCCAGTCATGTCAACAGGTTCCATGTAGCTGAGTTAAGTAGcatcaacatttatttattatttattaatttagtaCACCCAACAATGTCAGTTTTCATGTTACTCGACTCAGTTACATGGAACTTGTTGACATAGCGGGACTatttatgtacagtgcagtctgtgagtATTTAGACAGCGGTACAGTTAAAAATTTGTTTTGGTCTTTGTACCCCAGCACATAGGATTTGGAATGAAAGATATATCAccttaaagtgcagactgtcacctttactTTGAGTGGATTTACAgtcatattgggtgaaccatgtcGGAATTACGTCCCTTTTTACACATcgttcccccattttagggtcccaaaagtaattagacagttgtctgctcagctgttccagaTTAGTgaggtgtgttcaatcacttcctaaGTGCCGATATATAAGAAGGATTTTAGTAGCTAGTCTTGATTCTGGGAAGTCTGATATtagtgtttgtcaacatgaaaaACAGTATAGTGCCAATAACAGTCAAGgaggccattatgaggctgagaaataattttAGAAAATGTCAGAGagataggccaaacaataggcttactaaAATaagctgtttggaacatcattaacaaCAAAGAGAGTACTAGTGAGCCAATGAAGACCCCTACAGTTGATGGCCAAAGAATTTTCACCATAAAGAAGAACACCTGtccagatcagaaacactttttggtaggcaggtgtggatgtgtcagtgtatATTCTGTACAGAATACTTTACAagcagatctacagaggctacactgaaagatgcaaaccactagttgcaaaaacaggatgaacAGTTTCCAAAGAAGTTTCTAAAATAGCCTGCAGAAAAAGATATTGTGaaaaagttctggaaaaagatCTTGTGAACAGATGAGACCAACTTGTGTTATCTCTTAAAAGAGTATAGAACAGTGATGGCAAGAGCTAAAAGCTTAAGGGACTGCCAAAGAACCAAAGCATCCCCCCTCctcagtgaaatatggtggtggggtTATTATAGTTTGGCCGTATTTGGTTACCA from Conger conger chromosome 14, fConCon1.1, whole genome shotgun sequence encodes:
- the LOC133109462 gene encoding odorant receptor 131-2-like, yielding MNISADSSMQKNISMVMVPFQIVVTKNVIVVILCITINYINGTLVHTFFRHEIFKENPRYILFIHLVLNDMIQLIISALLHVIRYIFFKVNVSFCCFLLIIAIFTTLNTPLNLAGMAFECYIAVCNPLRHTQICTVSRTYILIGIIWAVGAISILSDLFLLLATESNEFFLSAIFCHRDQLFRHAFMKNKRDISHAICLSFVWLILVFTYFKILFAAKAVNKDARKARNTILLHAAQLLLCMSTYIGPPLQNLIMYISPINVPHKQFIMYLIIHILPRFLSPILYGLRDKSFRKYFKRYFLCNVKVRESALICEENRAPMADLPILVVSCECQSSCTALGCEDRSY